GCTCCTAAGCAAAGTGGAGCACACACTATTTATGCAAGATTTCCTGGGGATACCTTTTATAAACCAAGCCAAATACAAGGGACATTAACGGTAACTCTTATTTCAAACCTAAATGTAAACCCCTCCCCCTTTGACCCTTACTCTGAAAATGCAAGCCTTGCTATTTCTTACTATTTATACGAACCAGCCAAGGTAACCATCAATATCACCAAAGACGACAAGCTGGTAAAAACCCTGATTAGCCTGGCAGATCGACCAGCGGGAAATCAAACTGAGGTATGGTATGGCACAATTGATAAAAGCGAAATCAACCCCTATGACATCCTCATTGCCCCTCCGGGAAGTTATAAAATAAAGGTCATTGCCAAGCCAAACAATGGCTTAGGAGAGGATAGCAAGGAAATTGATAATGTTGTGGTGAAATGATGAAAAGGCTAATCTTTGTTCTGTTCTTGCTAGGCTGTGGAGGGTGTTATAAATTTTTGGTTAATCCATATGATGCGGTTATGTGGCCTTCGGGAAGGTATTATGTTAATTATAACTTTATCATTCAAGCCCCTGAAGGTGCAAGTGATATAACCCTATACCTTCCCTTTCCCCATTACAAGGGAAAGCCGGATATGAAGATATTAAGGTGGTTAAAAGAAAACCTTACTTCTGCTTTAAATAATGCAAAGAATTGTCACAATGAAAGCATCAAAGATTATGAAAATCATTGTAAAAGAAATAAGGCGTGGTATAAGGAGCATGGATTGAGCGATGAGGAGTATAAAAGGGCAATGAAGCAGTTTTATGAAGAAAAGGTCTCTCCTGAGGAAGAAAAGATAAAATATTATTCAAATTTCAAAATGGATTTAATAAACACAGAATATGGCAAGATGCTATATATATATATACCTCATCTCTTAAAAAAGGAGGAAACAGAAAATATTAGATTTAGTAGTAATACAAAGGCAGATTCATCCCGACCCATCAAAATCAACCGAAAGACTGTAATTGATGACTACAAGCTTACCTATGAGGAGAAGATAAAGCCTGAGAGTGCTTATGCTCCAGGATGGCTTGTTTGTAAAATCCTCAATATGCCTATGTATGTTAAGTTTGAAGGAAAGGAATTAAGGGTAGGGTTTATTTATGATATTTCTGAAGAGGAGCATCATGGAGGCTCTGTTCCTTTCTTTCAGTATGAGGGCCCAGTGGGAAAAGAGAAATATCATCAATATATTTTTACCAAATCTGGCTGGTACTGGATGCCAGTAGGAAAAAAATTAACAGAAAAGGAGGAAAAATGAAATGAGAAAGCTGTTTTTGAGCTTAATGCTTGTATTTGGGTTAAGGGATGGATTTTCTTGGGGTCCAATTACCCATTATTGGCTAACCCAAGATTCAGTATCTTCCGGGAATGAGGCAATGTTTATTAACAGTATGAACCCAGACCTATTCTGGGCAGGTGGTGGGGATGATCTTCCTTCTATCTTTAGGCTCTATAAAAAGGAATGGGGAAATAGGGCACATTGCCCTCTTCCAAGCCTTACAATAACAGACCCTAGAAACGAGAATTATAACTTTTCCGACGACAAAGAAAACTTTGCCTATATTATGAAGCTCTGTTTAGGATATGCTAGTGATTCTTACTGGAAGGGCTTTGGCGCACACATTGTAGGAGACTGGGTTGCCCACGATAGAAAATTTCTTGGGCTACCTGAGCACGATCTTGATAAATGGAAGAAAGGATTAAAGCAATACCATGCAAATATAGAATATGATATGGATTATTACCTCTACCTTACCAGGGGAGGGGTTGCAGAAAATGCTGCCCAGAGGATAAGAATAAATACAAACCCAGAGCTTATCTGGAGGGCATTGGTGAATAAGAGGCTGATTGAGTTAAAGAGAAACCCTCCTCCTGACTTAACAGACAAAACAGATAGAGGGTTTAAAAATAGAGCTATTAGCGATGTCAACTCTGAATGCCCCATAGAAGACATAATCTCATCCATTGATACTTGGGGATTTCTTGTTCATTGTCGGCAATTTCAATGTGCAATAAGAAGGGGTAGACAAGCCTTTCTTGCTGACTGGCCAGGAACAGGGACAGGAAAGATTGCCCGAGAAAACTATGATATTTCAAAAACAGTTATCTCTAACTGGCTCAATAACCCAACCCCAAAGGGAGTTTCTTCCATAACTGTTTCTCCCAGGCCTAAAGATATCTCAGGTGGAAATATGGATGACGATATGAAGATATGGCTTGAGGCGATTAAAAAGGCAAGAGATGAAGGAATCTTACAGAGATACTTTGTCTCCAATCAGAATAACTGCTATGAGATTGAGATTTATTGTTCAAATGAGACAAGGCTTTCTCAGATATTTGAGGAAACAATCCTTGCCCACAAAACCAACCCTACCTCTGACTCTGACCTTGTCCTTGCCCAGGTTATGGAGAAGGTCTTCCTTAAGCCATACATTACCTCTGACTACAACCCCCCAACCATTGCCAACCTTACACCAGCACAAGGCCAAGTGGGAGGAAAGCCAACCATATCCGCCCATATCACTGATGATAAATCTGGGGTTGGCTTAATTACATTAAAGCTTGATGACCAAGAGGTTTCTCCCAGCTTTTCTATCCAAACCGGCATCCTCTCCTATACCCCTCCCTCTCCCCTATCCTCAGGAACCCATACCCTATTCCTGCAAGCCCTTGACAATGCAGGTAATCCTGCATATCCCGAAAGGGCAACCTTTACCGTAGTTCCTCTGGGAACCATCACAGGAAGGGTAACCCTGGTTGAAACAGGAAGTCCGACAAAAGGGGTATTGATTGAGGTATTGCAAAATGGTATTGTTAAGGGCTCGGCGACAACAAATAGTAATGGAACATATTCAATTCCTGTTTTCCCTGGGGTATATAATCTAAGGGCTTCGATAAATGGCATTGTTCAAACAAAGAATATTACTGTCAACCCGAACCAAACAGGCATTGTTAATTTTAGCTTTAATGGGTATCTTTATAAATATTATTACAAAAATATTTATGTTAAATCAAGAAAGGGGAAGAATTATAGAGATTTTATTGTTCCTCTTGATTCAGGTTATAACATATACAATTGGAGATCATTTTATACCTATAGATCAGAAAGAAGCCGTGATGATGGGTCATATGTTGACTGGCCTAATAATATCTTTCAAATTAAGGCAAGGCTTGATGGAAAATGGTGGAGAAAGGCAGTATATAATGCTTTTTATGGGGTTGATGCTAAAAAACCCCTTCAAGGAGAACCTGATGGTGTATATGGAGGGAATAACAGCAAAACAATTGATGAAAGGTCTTGTGGATAT
This region of bacterium genomic DNA includes:
- a CDS encoding carboxypeptidase regulatory-like domain-containing protein, yielding MRKLFLSLMLVFGLRDGFSWGPITHYWLTQDSVSSGNEAMFINSMNPDLFWAGGGDDLPSIFRLYKKEWGNRAHCPLPSLTITDPRNENYNFSDDKENFAYIMKLCLGYASDSYWKGFGAHIVGDWVAHDRKFLGLPEHDLDKWKKGLKQYHANIEYDMDYYLYLTRGGVAENAAQRIRINTNPELIWRALVNKRLIELKRNPPPDLTDKTDRGFKNRAISDVNSECPIEDIISSIDTWGFLVHCRQFQCAIRRGRQAFLADWPGTGTGKIARENYDISKTVISNWLNNPTPKGVSSITVSPRPKDISGGNMDDDMKIWLEAIKKARDEGILQRYFVSNQNNCYEIEIYCSNETRLSQIFEETILAHKTNPTSDSDLVLAQVMEKVFLKPYITSDYNPPTIANLTPAQGQVGGKPTISAHITDDKSGVGLITLKLDDQEVSPSFSIQTGILSYTPPSPLSSGTHTLFLQALDNAGNPAYPERATFTVVPLGTITGRVTLVETGSPTKGVLIEVLQNGIVKGSATTNSNGTYSIPVFPGVYNLRASINGIVQTKNITVNPNQTGIVNFSFNGYLYKYYYKNIYVKSRKGKNYRDFIVPLDSGYNIYNWRSFYTYRSERSRDDGSYVDWPNNIFQIKARLDGKWWRKAVYNAFYGVDAKKPLQGEPDGVYGGNNSKTIDERSCGYEVRTFYLYPSLSKYKIYKADCRIHLAENAGWTSWIDYENNRLVIEVRLYGYTWKFLWWRKTKEGRLYATFYVYGKLFSSKTQSMASLPMGLFEQKPKAKKPKVFIKPKIMSNKASNEVSYSIILKDVEEDLVEARMGIAFDSEKVKIKEIKPPLFEEEEGSISSMAIQEEEEPKEGIFLNSEIDNQKGEANIEAAIVFNEIMYSTDTTTPPSTSTQGIQNMAIQEEENILPLADLIIAFPKTMALSEGDILSSISLSSIELKDSTGKTIDVEIEKPEAKPIIPEKTELFPSFPNPAKDGVWIPFNLAKDANVEVNIFNILGQKIRTIKVGQRKAGQYTQAKEGSAIFWDLKNNALQKVSKGLYFYKLKADDFSAIKSMVVQ